From the Manihot esculenta cultivar AM560-2 chromosome 3, M.esculenta_v8, whole genome shotgun sequence genome, one window contains:
- the LOC110611439 gene encoding uncharacterized protein LOC110611439: MTDKPPALKTPLSPQDWDALIDDFQHGGARLHKWTAAPQFLSSLLDHALSSLLKKDFPLKISLLIFIEEFSETFFTEESYLLRFLDALRAVVQAPLDGIAVTFLLKEQFMISTTSIFISIDALNKFQARCTEGLAELLLTVIHRPNHGVDRQTRAIACECLRELEKSYPCLLSGIAGHLWSLCQSERTHACQSYLLLFSMVVYNIVNRKLNVSVLNTSVPLVPFNVPQFISNGKELVGLNYKELRKALAFLLDTPQVLTPFGMVEFLQMIMPVAVSLELQGSMLKVQFFGLIYSFDPLLCHLVLVMYSHFPDAFDGQELEIVRRLMLISRETQHYLVFRLLSLHWLLDLLSKMMLSREGRKYKSIVDMGLRFYPAVFDPLALKALKLDLLAFYSICLDSLKLEVCSVEDRDAAKSVVKLVEDGLVSVSAFKWLSPWSTETAVAFRAFHKFLIGASSHSDTDPSTTRALMNSVIFRTLKGMLVKMTLDFLRLVPVVVSLIDRLLSCKKHCWLGERLLQMVDEYLLPKVKMDYTLVAFFPIFDRIAENNTIPPSRLLDLLTKFMIFLVEKHGPNTGLKSWSQGSKVLGICRTMLMHHHSSRLFLGLSRLLAFTCLYFPDLEVRDNARIYLRMLICVPGMKLKGILNFGEQLLGISPSTHSSSFFNVISPRHQQNFKKSRSISSCIHLERMIPLLVKQSWSLSLPASSTGSSKPSHLESITDSESQVDLRGLDGSTSSLAKSEIERTNQLQEPLRVMDSKISQILVVLRRHFSCIPDFRHMQGIKVNIFCLLRFESEPFNHLFGVGPPTSPSDGVDALPSLYATVLKFSSSAPYGSIPSYHIPFLLGEPSRTNHISSPSVSLDIVAVENGSEEEENYRAPVTIDLEPREPRPGLVDVFIEANIENGQIIHGQLQSVSVGIEDMFLKAIVPSDLSEDAVPAYYSGLFDALWEACGPSASTGRETFPLKGGKGAAAINGTRSVKLLEAPANSLIRAIEQYLASFVVSVIGEHLVDMVKDGGIIKDIVWKDAAADSFVDSAASVTNLDRGPLHLTYFNDEEERETQVNDYKRKMGCIHALIFLPPRFHLLFQMEVSDFSTLVRIRTDHWPCLAYVDDYLEALFLT, translated from the exons ATGACCGACAAGCCACCGGCGCTCAAGACGCCGCTTTCACCCCAGGATTGGGATGCTCTAATCGACGACTTCCAGCACGGAGGGGCTCGCCTCCACAAATGGACGGCCGCCCCTCAATTCCTCTCTTCTCTCCTCGATCACGCTCTCTCCTCCCTCCTTAAAAAGGACTTCCCTCTCAAAATCTCTCTCCTAATCTTCATCGAAGAGTTCTCCGAAACCTTTTTCACTGAAGAATCCTATTTGCTCCGCTTCCTCGACGCTCTTCGCGCCGTCGTCCAAGCTCCTCTGGACGGGATCGCCGTAACTTTTCTCTTGAAAGAGCAGTTCATGATCTCCACAACTTCAATTTTTATCTCCATCGATGCGCTCAACAAGTTCCAGGCGCGGTGCACTGAGGGTTTAGCTGAGCTGCTTCTCACTGTTATTCATCGTCCCAACCATGGGGTGGACCGCCAGACGCGAGCCATTGCCTGTGAGTGCTTGCGTGAATTGGAGAAGAGTTACCCATGTTTGCTCTCTGGTATTGCTGGCCATCTATGGAGTTTGTGTCAAAGTGAACGAACTCATGCCTGCCAATCTTATCTTTTGttgttttctatggttgtttatAATATCGTTAATCGGAAATTGAATGTTTCTGTTTTGAATACTTCGGTTCCTTTGGTTCCTTTTAACGTTCCTCAATTCATTTCCAATGGTAAAGAGTTGGTGGGCTTGAATTATAAAGAGTTGAGGAAGGCTCTGGCGTTTCTGTTGGATACGCCTCAGGTTTTGACTCCATTTGGGATGGTGGAGTTCTTGCAAATGATTATGCCTGTGGCTGTTTCTCTTGAGTTGCAGGGCTCCATGTTGAAGGTACAATTCTTTGGGTTAATTTACTCATTTGATCCTTTGTTGTGTCATCTTGTTTTAGTTATGTATTCTCATTTTCCGGATGCATTTGATGGACAAGAGTTAGAGATTGTCAGGCGATTGATGCTCATTTCCAGGGAAACACAACATTATTTGGTTTTCCGGTTGCTTTCCCTTCATTGGTTGTTGGATTTATTAAGTAAAATGATGTTGAGTAGAGAAGGGAGAAAATATAAATCTATTGTTGACATGGGTTTGAGATTCTATCCAGCAGTGTTTGATCCACTGGCTTTGAAAGCGTTGAAGCTTGATTTGCTTGCTTTCTACTCGATATGTCTTGATAGTTTGAAACTAGAGGTTTGTTCTGTTGAGGATCGTGATGCTGCCAAGTCTGTTGTCAAGCTGGTTGAAGATGGTCTTGTTTCAGTTTCAGCTTTCAAATGGTTGTCTCCGTGGAGCACTGAAACTGCTGTTGCATTCCGTGCCTTTCATAAATTTTTGATAGGTGCTTCATCTCATTCTGACACTGATCCTTCCACAACTAGAGCCCTCATGAACTCTGTCATCTTCCGTACACTTAAG GGTATGCTGGTGAAGATGACATTGGATTTTCTAAGGTTGGTCCCTGTTGTTGTTTCTTTAATTGACCGTTTACTAAGCTGCAAAAAGCATTGTTGGTTGGGAGAGCGCCTGCTTCAGATGGTTGATGAGTATTTGCTTCCAAAAGTCAAAATGGATTATACATTGGTTGCCTTCTTCCCAATATTTGATAGAATAGCAGAAAACAATACAATACCTCCTTCGAGATTGCTAGACCTACTTACCAAGTTTATGATTTTCCTTGTTGAGAAACATGGacccaatactggactgaaatcATGGTCACAGGGAAGTAAAGTCCTTGGCATTTGTCGAACTATGCTGATGCACCATCATAGCTCTAGATTGTTCCTTGGCTTATCTCGCCTTCTTGCATTCACTTGTCTATACTTCCCTGATTTGGAGGTTCGAGACAATGCTAG GATCTATTTGCGAATGCTAATCTGTGTACCAGGAATGAAGCTTAAAGGCATACTGAATTTTGGGGAGCAATTACTTGGCATTTCACCATCTACTCATTCCAGTTCTTTCTTCAATGTTATATCTCCTCGACATCAGCAGAATTTCAAGAAATCTAGGAGCATCTCATCCTGCATTCATCTTGAGCGCATGATACCATTGCTTGTTAAGCAATCCTGGTCTTTGTCTTTGCCAGCTTCAAGTACTGGGTCTAGCAAACCTAGTCATTTAGAGAGCATTACAGATAGTGAATCTCAGGTTGATTTAAGGGGGCTAGATGGTAGTACGAGTTCTCTAGCAAAATCAGAAATTGAAAGAACTAATCAATTGCAAGAGCCATTGCGTGTAATGGATTCAAAGATTTCGCAGATCTTAGTGGTATTAAGGAGGCACTTCTCATGTATTCCTGATTTTAGGCATATGCAAGGGATCAAGGTTAACATATTCTGCCTTCTGAGATTTGAATCTGAGCCTTTCAATCACTTGTTTGGGGTTGGCCCCCCTACTAGTCCATCAGATGGAGTAGATGCCCTTCCTTCCCTGTATGCAACTGTGCTCAAATTTTCATCCTCAGCACCATATGGGTCCATTCCATCTTATCATATACCCTTTCTTCTAGGTGAACCCTCGAGGACTAATCATATCTCTAGCCCATCAGTATCACTCGACATTGTTGCCGTGGAAAATGGCTCTGAAGAAGAGGAAAATTATAGAGCTCCTGTCACAATTGATTTGGAGCCACGGGAACCTAGACCTGGTCTGGTTGATGTTTTCATTGAAGCAAATATTGAAAATGGCCAGATAATCCATGGTCAGCTTCAAAGTGTCTCAGTAGGTATAGAGGACATGTTTCTCAAGGCCATTGTCCCCTCTGACCTCTCAGAAGATGCAGTACCTGCATATTATTCAGGATTATTTGATGCTCTCTGGGAGGCTTGTGGCCCCTCTGCCAGCACTGGGCGGGAGACTTTCCCGTTGAAAGGAGGCAAGGGTGCTGCAGCAATCAACGGAACCCGATCAGTCAAGCTACTTGAAgctcctgcaaattcattgatTCGTGCAATTGAACAATATTTGGCATCCTTTGTTGTTAGTGTGATTGGAGAACATCTCGTTGACATGGTGAAGGATGGGGGAATCATCAAAGACATCGTATGGAAGGATGCTGCAGCAGATTCTTTTGTTGATAGTGCTGCCTCAGTTACTAATTTAGATCGAGGTCCACTTCATCTGACATATTTTAATGATGAAGAAGAGAGAGAAACTCAGGTAAATGACTATAAAAGAAAGATGGGTTGCATTCATGCATTGATATTTCTTCCACCAAGATTCCATCTTCTTTTTCAAATGGAAGTCTCTGATTTTTCAACCTTGGTTCGAATTAGAACTGATCACTGGCCATGCTTAGCATATGTTGATGATTACTTGGAGGCTTTGTTTTTGACATAG